Proteins encoded in a region of the Methanobrevibacter millerae genome:
- the purE gene encoding 5-(carboxyamino)imidazole ribonucleotide mutase encodes MVPKVMIILGSGSDIAIAEKSMDILEKLEIPYSLKIASAHRTLNLVRELVKQGTDAGIEVFIGIAGLAAHLPGVIAAYTPRPVIGVPVDVKTGGIDALDSCVQMPYPSPIATVGIDRGDNGAILAAQFIGIHDEEVRQKVIELRKEYKKKVFDSNKIVDEIEDKKFLVKDFLKVENLKIKKEKLEINKSNIEEDADVAIIAGRQSDLIVAKKVSATLDRLKISYNMKVVCPIRSNEKFKSYVASVENSKIFIGISSNSSQVTGALVGLTDRPVIGVPCENELGREHMLTTVNMPPGVPVATVGINNGRNAGVLAGEILSIKDTNTIEVLTKLKDKKINL; translated from the coding sequence ATGGTTCCAAAAGTGATGATTATATTAGGTAGTGGTTCTGATATTGCTATTGCTGAGAAAAGTATGGATATTTTAGAAAAATTAGAAATTCCATATAGTTTAAAAATAGCATCAGCCCACAGAACATTAAACCTTGTTCGTGAATTAGTAAAACAGGGCACTGATGCAGGAATTGAAGTTTTTATAGGAATTGCCGGTCTTGCAGCCCATTTACCTGGAGTAATCGCGGCATACACTCCAAGACCAGTTATTGGTGTTCCTGTTGATGTAAAAACAGGCGGTATTGATGCTCTTGACTCATGTGTTCAAATGCCTTATCCTTCACCTATTGCAACCGTCGGAATTGATAGGGGAGATAACGGTGCGATTTTAGCCGCTCAGTTTATTGGTATTCATGATGAAGAGGTTCGCCAGAAAGTCATTGAATTAAGAAAAGAGTATAAAAAAAAGGTTTTTGACAGCAATAAAATTGTAGATGAAATTGAAGATAAAAAATTCCTTGTTAAAGATTTTCTAAAAGTTGAAAACTTAAAAATTAAAAAGGAAAAACTTGAAATTAACAAGTCAAACATTGAAGAAGATGCAGATGTTGCAATAATAGCTGGAAGACAATCCGATTTAATAGTTGCTAAAAAAGTAAGTGCAACATTGGATAGGCTTAAAATAAGCTATAATATGAAAGTCGTATGTCCGATAAGGTCAAACGAAAAATTTAAAAGTTATGTTGCCTCTGTTGAAAACTCCAAAATATTCATTGGAATCAGTTCAAACTCATCTCAAGTTACAGGAGCCTTGGTTGGTCTGACAGACAGACCAGTAATTGGAGTTCCATGTGAAAATGAGCTTGGAAGAGAACATATGCTTACAACAGTTAATATGCCTCCTGGAGTACCTGTTGCAACTGTAGGTATTAACAATGGACGTAATGCGGGTGTTTTAGCTGGTGAAATACTTTCAATTAAAGATACTAATACTATTGAAGTTTTAACAAAATTAAAAGATAAAAAAATTAACTTATAG
- a CDS encoding UbiD family decarboxylase, protein MKINDENIIEITEELSSEYEVSRVLRNYPKDTVIINNVKGFDMPVISGICNTRAKIAESINCEVSEITEKIIEASDNPIKVDKFTDFSEYDTLEIDLDKIPILTHYKRDGGKYITAGVVFARDPVSGIQNASIHRMMVLDNKRLVIRIVPRNLYTYFQNAQKEGKDLEIAIAIGMDPAILLASTTSIPIDYNEMDVANAFKDGELTLIKCGDLEVPQADIILEGKISVTETVREGPFVDLTDTYDIIRDQPVINLEKMHIKKDNPCYHAIIPAGFEHKLLQGLPQEPRIFKSVKNAVPTVENVVLTEGGCCWLHAAVSINKQTEGDGKNAIMAALSAHPSLKHCVVVDTDVNVFDAEDVEYAIATRVKGDRDIMIVPNVRGSSLDPVAESDGTTTKIGVDATKSLKTIEKFERVSFGE, encoded by the coding sequence ATGAAAATCAATGATGAAAACATAATTGAAATAACAGAAGAATTATCTTCAGAATATGAAGTGTCACGCGTTTTAAGAAATTATCCAAAGGACACAGTTATCATAAATAATGTTAAAGGATTTGACATGCCAGTTATTTCAGGCATATGTAATACCCGTGCAAAAATAGCTGAATCAATTAACTGTGAAGTCTCTGAAATTACTGAAAAGATTATAGAAGCTAGTGATAATCCTATTAAAGTTGATAAATTTACTGATTTCAGTGAATATGACACTTTAGAAATTGATCTGGATAAAATACCTATATTAACCCATTATAAAAGAGATGGTGGAAAATACATTACCGCAGGTGTTGTATTTGCACGTGACCCTGTAAGCGGAATTCAAAATGCATCAATACACAGAATGATGGTGCTGGACAATAAAAGACTTGTAATTAGGATTGTTCCAAGAAATCTTTACACATATTTCCAAAATGCTCAAAAAGAAGGTAAGGACTTGGAAATAGCAATAGCCATTGGAATGGATCCGGCAATATTGCTTGCAAGTACAACTTCAATTCCTATAGATTATAATGAAATGGATGTTGCCAATGCATTCAAAGATGGTGAATTGACATTAATTAAATGTGGAGATTTGGAAGTGCCACAGGCAGACATTATTTTAGAAGGTAAAATTTCCGTGACAGAAACTGTTCGTGAAGGTCCATTTGTCGATTTGACCGATACTTATGATATTATTCGTGACCAGCCAGTGATTAACTTGGAAAAAATGCATATTAAAAAAGATAATCCATGTTATCATGCAATTATCCCAGCAGGATTTGAACATAAATTATTGCAAGGTCTTCCTCAGGAACCTAGAATATTTAAATCCGTTAAAAATGCAGTTCCTACAGTGGAAAATGTTGTTTTAACTGAAGGAGGATGCTGTTGGTTACATGCTGCTGTTTCTATTAACAAACAAACAGAAGGTGATGGTAAAAATGCAATAATGGCCGCATTATCTGCTCATCCATCATTAAAGCATTGTGTTGTTGTAGATACAGATGTTAATGTGTTTGATGCTGAAGATGTTGAGTATGCAATAGCTACACGTGTAAAAGGTGATAGAGACATTATGATTGTTCCTAATGTTCGTGGTTCTTCACTTGATCCTGTAGCCGAAAGTGATGGTACTACAACAAAAATCGGTGTTGATGCAACAAAATCTTTAAAAACTATAGAAAAATTCGAAAGAGTAAGTTTTGGGGAATGA
- the thiL gene encoding thiamine-phosphate kinase — protein sequence MALKVSDIGEKELINYILSKSEDIVADDTAVTRFSDTNLISTCDMLIASKHFPSRMSYFQMGFKSVTVNVSDLAAMGADPLGFLLSIALPKDLEVEHFKEIIDGVINACNYYNIPLIGGDTNEASEIIISGTALGLCDNPLLKNTANEGDFLCITGDIGLAALGFNLNEDNIYTDKSLKPLARLKEGKIIKDAGATSATDITDGLASELYEMKRDSLGFMIHEDKLEISDEFKEISSKLELDYLELILHVGEDFELVFTVSDVDDLDIDFKVIGEVNNSNKIQITLSNGEIKEIDNRGYNHYVS from the coding sequence ATGGCTTTAAAGGTCTCGGATATTGGTGAAAAAGAATTAATTAACTATATTTTATCTAAATCAGAAGATATTGTTGCTGATGATACTGCTGTTACAAGATTCAGTGATACAAATCTTATTTCTACATGTGATATGCTTATAGCATCAAAACATTTTCCCAGTAGGATGTCTTATTTTCAGATGGGTTTTAAATCAGTCACTGTTAATGTTAGTGACCTTGCAGCTATGGGTGCTGATCCTTTAGGTTTCTTGCTATCAATAGCCCTTCCAAAAGACCTGGAAGTTGAACATTTTAAAGAGATAATTGATGGAGTTATCAATGCTTGCAACTATTATAATATTCCGTTAATTGGTGGAGATACAAATGAGGCATCGGAAATAATTATTTCCGGCACGGCATTAGGTTTATGTGATAATCCTTTACTTAAAAACACGGCCAATGAAGGGGATTTTCTTTGCATCACTGGAGATATTGGCCTTGCCGCATTGGGGTTTAATTTAAATGAAGATAATATTTATACTGATAAATCATTAAAACCCTTGGCAAGATTAAAAGAAGGTAAAATTATTAAAGATGCAGGAGCTACTTCCGCAACAGATATTACTGATGGACTGGCATCAGAATTATATGAAATGAAAAGGGATTCGCTCGGTTTCATGATTCATGAAGATAAGCTTGAAATATCCGATGAATTTAAAGAAATCTCATCCAAATTAGAACTTGATTATCTTGAACTGATTTTACATGTAGGTGAAGATTTTGAATTGGTTTTTACCGTTAGTGATGTTGATGATTTGGATATTGATTTTAAGGTTATTGGTGAAGTTAACAATTCAAATAAAATACAGATTACATTAAGCAATGGTGAAATAAAAGAAATCGACAATAGGGGATATAATCATTATGTTAGTTAG
- the amrS gene encoding AmmeMemoRadiSam system radical SAM enzyme: protein MLVSQNLYKKSSKTQKIRCEICANYCKIADGSVGICKQHKNVNGELFDLSYGIVSSLSPDPVEKKPLNHFMPGTFTYSIGGFGCNMTCLHCQNYIISHEYEKFGNGIKILPETIVENALKYNCKSIAWTYNEPTIHLPFNKKTSLLAKSKNLKVIYVSNGYMSTNSLQEILTFVDAFNIDLKSMSEKFYKKVCGADLDIVLDNLRNIYLAGKHLEITNLLINDYNDSLQEIEQLCDFVADELSVDVPLHFSRAFPYYKMRDIEPTDKKILYKAREIAIKKGIKNVYLGNI from the coding sequence ATGTTAGTTAGTCAAAATTTATATAAAAAAAGCTCCAAGACACAAAAGATTAGATGTGAGATTTGCGCAAATTATTGTAAAATAGCTGATGGCAGTGTTGGGATTTGCAAACAACATAAAAATGTAAATGGAGAGCTTTTTGATTTAAGTTATGGGATTGTATCTTCCTTAAGTCCGGATCCTGTTGAAAAAAAGCCTTTAAATCATTTCATGCCAGGTACTTTTACCTATTCGATTGGAGGTTTTGGGTGTAACATGACATGTTTGCACTGCCAGAACTATATAATCTCACATGAATATGAAAAGTTTGGTAATGGAATTAAAATACTTCCAGAAACCATCGTGGAAAATGCATTAAAATATAATTGTAAGTCAATTGCTTGGACATATAATGAACCTACGATACACTTACCATTTAACAAAAAAACTTCTTTACTTGCAAAGTCAAAAAATCTGAAAGTGATTTATGTAAGTAACGGTTACATGTCAACTAATTCCCTTCAAGAAATCTTAACTTTTGTGGATGCTTTTAACATAGACCTGAAATCAATGTCTGAAAAATTCTATAAAAAAGTATGTGGTGCTGATTTAGACATAGTTTTGGATAATTTAAGAAATATATATTTGGCAGGCAAACACCTGGAAATTACAAATCTATTAATTAATGATTATAATGATTCATTACAAGAAATAGAACAGTTATGTGATTTTGTTGCAGATGAATTATCTGTTGATGTTCCATTGCACTTTTCAAGAGCATTTCCATACTATAAAATGAGAGACATTGAACCTACAGATAAGAAAATTCTATATAAGGCTCGTGAAATTGCAATAAAAAAAGGAATAAAAAATGTTTATTTGGGAAATATTTAG
- a CDS encoding GtrA family protein: MKDLAKKLFVDKTDHVFLQFFRFIFVGGTAFLIDFFIYFALVEFVNVNYLIAATIAFFISVLANYYLSTSWVFNQSQIENRAVEFNIFLAISIVGWIFTEILLYIFTDLWSINYLWSKIIASILVLFWNFSARRVMFYGKKL, from the coding sequence ATGAAAGATTTGGCCAAAAAATTATTTGTTGATAAAACAGACCATGTTTTCTTACAATTCTTTAGATTCATTTTTGTTGGTGGTACAGCATTTTTAATTGACTTTTTTATATATTTCGCATTGGTGGAATTTGTTAATGTAAACTACTTAATTGCCGCTACAATAGCATTTTTCATATCTGTCCTTGCAAATTACTATTTATCAACATCTTGGGTCTTTAATCAAAGCCAAATTGAGAATAGGGCCGTGGAATTCAATATTTTTTTAGCTATAAGTATTGTTGGTTGGATATTTACAGAAATACTTCTCTATATATTCACAGACTTATGGTCAATTAATTATTTATGGTCTAAAATCATTGCATCTATATTGGTTTTATTCTGGAACTTTTCAGCACGTCGCGTAATGTTTTATGGGAAAAAATTATGA
- the cfbA gene encoding sirohydrochlorin nickelochelatase encodes MIDEKTGILLLSHGSRLDDGEEVIKAYTDMYREEFPNVAVEYGFMEIRKPGIPETINKLTKENDLERIIVVPVFVAHGLHTKRDIPGLLGIESDFKEEDAHGHHHHHHHHGHDHGHGHGHHHHHHHDEEESFEFDGEIILTDPLGIDTRLYDIIKDRISEHL; translated from the coding sequence CTTTTAAGCCATGGAAGCAGATTAGATGATGGTGAAGAAGTAATTAAAGCTTACACTGATATGTATAGAGAAGAATTCCCAAATGTAGCAGTTGAATATGGATTTATGGAAATTAGAAAACCGGGAATTCCTGAAACTATTAATAAATTAACTAAAGAAAACGATTTAGAAAGAATTATTGTAGTTCCTGTATTTGTCGCTCATGGATTACATACAAAAAGGGATATTCCAGGATTGCTTGGAATTGAAAGTGATTTTAAGGAAGAAGATGCACACGGTCATCATCATCATCATCACCATCACGGCCACGACCATGGACATGGTCACGGACATCATCATCACCATCATCATGATGAAGAGGAAAGTTTTGAGTTTGATGGTGAAATAATCTTAACAGACCCTCTTGGTATTGATACAAGGTTATATGATATCATAAAGGATAGAATTTCAGAACATTTATAA